The following are encoded together in the Acetobacter vaccinii genome:
- a CDS encoding TonB-dependent receptor plug domain-containing protein gives MVIRRFLARSVMAGSLGLLGTSAGAGLGPSGAWAQGAGALHTFHIAPGPLSEALLTFSQQSHSQITSDSASLDHQASAGLTGRFAPAEALQKLLTGTGLTYRPVGDNAFELVAKPAAHPALPAQTPALHEAEGSSTPSYGGTERIVVVGQSIDRLKNTNSAVTVLRHLDTDEYRSLYDVTNRVPNMVGNAAGLPSIRGMSGEGAAGGIFTLMSGSRPRTAVIIDGLPETFGGQRYTDTGMWDFDEVQVLRGPQATTQGRNAIGGAITMNTKDPTWDWHGAAHTGYESQGNKGSFGATLSGPLVKDQLAIRLSGSGVYGNSYIHYAGKNWPYNPGEINQSTFRGKMLWTPKALPRFKMELTGSHREQNGEYLYQATGPDFSKYRFDNTNMNTRISNSSINTLSDKFSYQISDALTASLLYGHVWYDANFNQSNQLGSANSRGRLNLNENNNTVEQRFVYSPKNGWINGVLGLYYFNRDQQITSPDMGVNGPDHEQTYALYMDGTAHLIGGLSLIAGARVEREEQKRNVKMNWGSVSFDGGTTMFLPKGGLLYNFSPHDSMSFTVRRGYNPGGGAIDWDRGFYYQYKQETVTTYELSGHTEQFGRRFSLNGNLFYNTYHNYQDLLNYTFVNIPQGRSMGLELEAQYHVTQGLNLYGGIGLLDTKIQKAPTDYAYAQGSKFSNAPSTTFTVGFDQKFRSGLSFGGTVNRVGSYTSQVENGTGITAGNYITFNMHAAYAAKYYTLRFYAKNLSNELMIYNARSSWAGSYAQVGQPRAFGMSLEAHF, from the coding sequence ATGGTAATACGCCGCTTTCTGGCCCGCAGCGTCATGGCTGGCTCGCTGGGACTACTGGGAACATCCGCAGGGGCAGGGCTGGGGCCGTCTGGCGCATGGGCACAAGGGGCCGGGGCGCTGCACACCTTCCATATCGCACCCGGGCCACTATCGGAGGCACTGCTCACTTTCAGCCAGCAGTCCCACAGCCAGATTACCTCTGACTCAGCCAGTCTGGACCATCAGGCCAGTGCGGGACTGACTGGGCGCTTTGCCCCGGCCGAAGCATTGCAAAAACTGCTGACTGGCACAGGGCTAACATACCGCCCCGTGGGCGATAATGCGTTTGAGCTTGTGGCAAAACCCGCGGCACACCCGGCCCTGCCCGCTCAAACCCCAGCCCTGCACGAGGCCGAAGGCAGCAGCACACCCAGCTACGGGGGCACGGAGCGGATTGTTGTGGTCGGCCAGTCCATCGACCGGCTGAAAAACACCAACAGCGCAGTGACCGTACTGCGCCACCTTGATACGGACGAATATCGGTCCCTGTATGATGTCACCAACAGAGTGCCCAACATGGTGGGCAACGCGGCCGGGCTTCCGTCCATCCGCGGGATGAGTGGTGAAGGCGCTGCAGGGGGCATTTTTACCCTGATGTCAGGCAGCCGCCCCCGCACAGCGGTCATTATTGACGGCCTGCCCGAAACATTTGGCGGGCAACGCTACACGGATACCGGCATGTGGGACTTTGATGAAGTCCAGGTGCTGCGTGGCCCGCAGGCCACAACACAAGGCCGCAACGCCATTGGCGGGGCTATTACCATGAACACCAAAGACCCCACCTGGGACTGGCACGGCGCGGCCCATACGGGGTACGAAAGCCAGGGCAACAAAGGCAGTTTTGGCGCAACGCTCTCCGGCCCTCTGGTCAAGGACCAACTTGCCATCAGGCTGTCGGGAAGCGGTGTTTACGGCAACAGCTACATTCACTACGCTGGCAAAAACTGGCCGTATAATCCGGGGGAAATCAACCAGTCCACCTTCCGGGGTAAAATGCTGTGGACGCCCAAGGCCCTGCCGCGTTTTAAAATGGAACTGACAGGCTCGCACAGGGAACAGAACGGGGAATATCTGTACCAGGCCACCGGGCCGGATTTTAGCAAATACCGTTTTGACAACACAAACATGAATACGCGTATTTCCAACTCGTCCATCAATACGCTCAGCGACAAGTTCAGTTACCAGATTTCCGACGCGCTGACGGCCAGCCTGCTGTACGGCCATGTCTGGTACGATGCCAACTTCAACCAGTCCAACCAGCTCGGCAGCGCCAATTCCCGCGGCAGGCTCAACCTGAACGAAAACAATAATACGGTGGAACAACGCTTTGTCTATTCGCCCAAGAATGGATGGATCAATGGTGTGCTGGGCCTGTATTACTTTAACCGTGACCAGCAGATTACATCACCCGACATGGGGGTGAATGGCCCGGACCATGAGCAGACCTACGCCCTGTACATGGATGGCACAGCCCATCTGATCGGCGGGCTGAGCCTGATTGCCGGGGCGCGTGTGGAGCGTGAGGAACAAAAACGCAATGTAAAGATGAACTGGGGCTCGGTCAGTTTTGACGGTGGCACCACCATGTTCCTGCCCAAAGGCGGGCTGCTCTATAATTTTTCCCCCCACGACAGCATGAGCTTTACCGTGCGCCGTGGCTATAACCCCGGTGGCGGCGCCATTGATTGGGACCGGGGCTTTTATTACCAGTACAAGCAGGAAACCGTAACCACCTATGAACTGTCAGGCCATACAGAGCAGTTCGGGCGGCGCTTTAGTCTGAACGGAAACCTGTTTTACAATACATACCATAATTATCAGGATCTTTTAAACTATACCTTTGTCAACATCCCCCAGGGCCGCAGCATGGGGCTGGAGCTGGAGGCACAGTATCATGTCACGCAGGGGCTTAACCTGTATGGCGGCATTGGCCTACTGGATACAAAAATCCAGAAAGCACCGACTGATTATGCTTACGCCCAGGGGTCAAAATTCAGCAATGCCCCCAGCACGACCTTTACGGTCGGGTTTGACCAGAAGTTTCGCTCGGGCCTGTCCTTTGGTGGCACGGTCAACCGGGTGGGGTCTTATACCTCACAGGTTGAAAACGGCACCGGCATTACTGCGGGAAATTACATTACGTTCAATATGCACGCAGCCTATGCGGCCAAATACTATACCCTTCGCTTTTATGCCAAAAACCTGTCTAATGAGTTGATGATTTACAATGCCCGCAGCAGTTGGGCAGGGTCTTATGCTCAGGTCGGGCAGCCCCGTGCATTTGGCATGAGCCTGGAGGCTCATTTTTAA